A single genomic interval of Rhododendron vialii isolate Sample 1 chromosome 3a, ASM3025357v1 harbors:
- the LOC131321336 gene encoding putative F-box protein At3g25750 gives MGQWSDLPEQFLEAIEERVVLYADKVRLRSVCAPWRSTLPKLPHQELRQSPCLVLPSGSNNSVTACGLFSPLDDKFYHLELPELGGGKLFLGSSHCWVVTGGDSSSLRILNPLTRAQLKLPPSPADDNYVAVAAYGVFDRLVYCRKGYTEWVHLDGDCTGYADFIFFRGQFYALDLKGRLLICEVGARLNVTKIMEIVAPRTAMARLPRKYLVEYSGGLLMVDRIFSVDRSIEDEPSYERIRTCGFKVYKLDVSDNGSSWFEVRDLGGDSLFLGKNSSWLISSADFPGYKGNRICFTDDNRDVNDQVEFRVVSFDMGVYDLDDGMIESLPVPGYGGHGKNLFRQPPIWVMPKAY, from the exons ATGGGTCAGTGGTCTGATCTTCCGGAGCAATTTCTGGAGGCCATAGAAGAGCGTGTCGTCCTATACGCCGATAAAGTTCGACTCCGCTCTGTTTGTGCGCCGTGGCGCTCAACTTTGCCGAAGCTGCCACACCAAGAACTTCGCCAGTCTCCGTGCTTGGTGCTACCGTCTGGCAGCAATAATAGTGTCACGGCTTGTGGGTTGTTCAGCCCGCTTGATGACAAGTTTTATCACTTGGAGTTGCCTGAGCTAGGTGGAGGCAAGTTGTTCCTAGGATCCTCCCACTGTTGGGTGGTTACCGGTGGGGACAGTTCCTCGTTACGCATCCTTAATCCGCTCACAAGGGCCCAACTCAAACTTCCACCAAG TCCGGCCGACGACAACTATGTTGCTGTGGCCGCCTATGGGGTTTTCGACAGACTGGTATATTGTAGAAAGGGATATACAGAATGGGTTCACTTGGACGGGGATTGTACAGGTTATGCAGATTTTATATTCTTCAGGGGGCAATTCTATGCTTTAGATCTGAAGGGACGCCTTTTGATTTGTGAAGTTGGAGCTCGCCTGAACGTAACAAAGATCATGGAAATAGTTGCTCCAAGGACTGCTATGGCTCGGCTGCCTCGGAAGTACTTGGTAGAGTATTCCGGTGGGCTTCTAATGGTTGACAGAATATTTTCTGTGGACAGAAGTATAGAGGATGAACCCTCGTACGAAAGAATTAGAACATGTGGGTTCAAAGTTTACAAGCTTGATGTCAGCGACAACGGTTCGTCTTGGTTTGAGGTGAGAGACTTGGGTGGAGATTCGTTGTTTCTGGGGAAGAACTCGTCGTGGTTAATCTCATCGGCCGATTTTCCTGGCTACAAAGGAAACCGCATCTGCTTCACAGATGACAATCGTGATGTTAACGATCAAGTTGAGTTCCGAGTAGTAAGTTTTGATATGGGTGTCTACGACCTAGATGATGGGATGATTGAGTCGTTACCTGTGCCAGGTTACGGAGGACATGGGAAAAACTTGTTTCGGCAGCCCCCGATTTGGGTAATGCCAAAGGCCTATTGA
- the LOC131319840 gene encoding oligopeptide transporter 6-like isoform X1, producing the protein MAGTHEDDPASDESRIKQVDITVPKTDDPTLPVVTFRMWVLGLTSCVVLSFVNQFFWYRTEPLSLSSITAQIAVVPLGHLMARAITNRVYFSGTRWEFTLNPGPFNVKEHVLITIFANSGAGSPYATSILSAVKLFYKKQLTFLPALIIMATTQVLGYGWAGLFREYLVEPGEMWWPGNLIQVSLFRALHEKEKRPGGGTTRTQFFLIVLICSFAYYIVSGYFFPLLTSFSWVCWLAPYSVLVQQIGSGLQGLGIGSFGLDWPTISSYLGSPLASPWFATANVAVGFVLVMYVMTPITYWLNIYNAKNFTLFSSELFMSNGTVYDISQIVDSNFQFDENAYQKYGPIHLSTFFAMAYGLGFATLSATVVHILLFNGRDILEQSKRSFGKSKKMDIHSRLMKVYKQVPMWWFHIILLLNLALIFFACFYYHETLQLPWWGVLLACTIAFVFTLPIGVIAATTNQAPGLNIITEYIFGYVYPGRPVANMAFKTFGYISMIQALTFLADLKLGHYMKIPPRTMFMAQVVGTLVSVIVYQATAWWLMGSIPNLCDTSLLPPNSQWTCPTDHVFYDASVIWGLVGPRRIFGQLGQYSMLNWFFLGGAIAPLLVWLAHKAFPKQKWVGLIHMPVLIGATAGMPPATAVNYTSWFVVAFVFGFVIFRYRTKWWERHNYILSGGLDAGTAFLSVLVFIGLQMQNIEVNWWGATPDRCPLAACPTAKGISIEGCPVFS; encoded by the exons ATGGCCGGCACCCACGAGGATGATCCGGCGTCCGACGAGAGCCGGATCAAACAAGTCGACATAACGGTGCCGAAAACCGATGACCCGACCCTACCCGTCGTCACATTCAGAATGTGGGTGCTGGGACTCACTTCGTGCGTTGTGCTGTCCTTCGTGAACCAGTTCTTTTGGTACAGGACAGAGCCGCTGTCGCTCTCCTCGATCACCGCTCAGATCGCGGTGGTTCCTCTCGGGCATCTGATGGCCCGAGCCATCACCAATCGGGTCTACTTCTCCGGCACCCGGTGGGAGTTTACGTTGAATCCGGGCCCGTTCAATGTGAAGGAACATGTCTTGATTACCATATTTGCGAATTCGGGCGCTGGTAGTCCTTACGCTACTAGCATATTGAGTGCTGTTAAGCTTTTTTACAAAAAGCAGCTCACATTTTTGCCTGCCCTTATCATCATGGCTACCACCCAG GTCTTGGGGTATGGCTGGGCTGGGCTTTTCCGTGAATATCTAGTTGAGCCAGGAGAAATGTGGTGGCCTGGTAATCTAATTCAAGTCTCATTATTCAG GGCTCTACACGAGAAAGAGAAGAGGCCTGGAGGCGGCACAACGAGGACCCAATTCTTCCTCATAGTCCTCATTTGCAGCTTCGCTTATTACATTGTTTCGGGCTATTTCTTCCCACTGTTGACTTCGTTCTCTTGGGTCTGTTGGCTCGCTCCTTACTCCGTTTTAGTCCAGCAAATCGGCTCGGGCTTACAAGGCCTCGGCATAGGCAGCTTTGGATTGGATTGGCCCACCATTTCGTCATATCTCGGGAGCCCACTGGCCAGCCCGTGGTTTGCCACAGCCAATGTAGCCGTTGGGTTCGTCCTTGTCATGTACGTAATGACACCCATCACTTACTGGCTCAATATCTACAACGCCAAGAACTTTACCCTGTTCTCCAGTGAGCTTTTCATGTCGAACGGTACTGTATACGATATCTCGCAAATCGTGGATTCCAATTTCCAGTTTGATGAGAACGCTTACCAGAAGTATGGACCGATACACCTAAGCACGTTCTTTGCCATGGCATACGGCCTGGGATTTGCAACTCTTTCTGCGACGGTTGTGCATATCCTACTCTTTAACGGAAG GGATATATTGGAGCAAAGCAAAAGATCGTTCGGAAAAAGTAAGAAGATGGATATACATAGCAGGCTAATGAAGGTATACAAACAGGTGCCAATGTGGTGGTTTCACATCATTCTACTGTTGAACCTCGCTCTCATCTTCTTTGCTTGCTTCTATTACCATGAGACTCTTCAATTGCCTTGGTGGGGTGTTTTGCTCGCTTGCACCATTGCATTTGTTTTCACCCTTCCGATTGGTGTCATCGCTGCCACCACAAACCAG GCACCAGGATTGAACATTATCACGGAGTATATTTTCGGGTATGTGTACCCAGGACGTCCTGTTGCGAATATGGCCTTTAAGACGTTTGGATACATTAGCATGATCCAAGCTTTAACATTTCTAGCAGACTTGAAGCTTGGTCACTACATGAAGATTCCTCCTAGAACAATGTTCATGGCTCAG GTAGTAGGGACACTTGTATCGGTCATTGTATATCAGGCAACTGCTTGGTGGCTGATGGGAAGCATTCCCAACCTCTGCGACACCTCATTGCTGCCACCTAACAGCCAATGGACGTGCCCAACTGACCACGTTTTCTACGACGCCTCGGTCATTTGGGGCCTAGTTGGGCCCCGGAGGATCTTTGGCCAACTCGGCCAATACTCAATGTTAAACTGGTTCTTCCTCGGTGGTGCCATCGCTCCTCTACTAGTTTGGCTTGCCCACAAAGCGTTTCCCAAGCAGAAGTGGGTTGGGCTAATCCACATGCCAGTGTTGATCGGTGCAACAGCGGGAATGCCCCCGGCTACTGCGGTCAACTACACCAGTTGGTTTGTCGTTGCCtttgtttttgggtttgttATTTTCAGGTACCGGACCAAGTGGTGGGAGCGGCACAACTATATTCTTTCCGGCGGGCTTGATGCTGGAACAGCTTTCTTGTCGGTCTTGGTATTCATCGGGCTGCAAATGCAGAATATTGAGGTCAATTGGTGGGGTGCGACTCCGGATAGGTGCCCACTGGCAGCTTGTCCAACTGCCAAGGGAATTTCAATTGAGGGCTGCCCTGTATTCTCTtga
- the LOC131319840 gene encoding oligopeptide transporter 6-like isoform X2, translating into MIQALTFLADLKLGHYMKIPPRTMFMAQVLGYGWAGLFREYLVEPGEMWWPGNLIQVSLFRALHEKEKRPGGGTTRTQFFLIVLICSFAYYIVSGYFFPLLTSFSWVCWLAPYSVLVQQIGSGLQGLGIGSFGLDWPTISSYLGSPLASPWFATANVAVGFVLVMYVMTPITYWLNIYNAKNFTLFSSELFMSNGTVYDISQIVDSNFQFDENAYQKYGPIHLSTFFAMAYGLGFATLSATVVHILLFNGRDILEQSKRSFGKSKKMDIHSRLMKVYKQVPMWWFHIILLLNLALIFFACFYYHETLQLPWWGVLLACTIAFVFTLPIGVIAATTNQAPGLNIITEYIFGYVYPGRPVANMAFKTFGYISMIQALTFLADLKLGHYMKIPPRTMFMAQVVGTLVSVIVYQATAWWLMGSIPNLCDTSLLPPNSQWTCPTDHVFYDASVIWGLVGPRRIFGQLGQYSMLNWFFLGGAIAPLLVWLAHKAFPKQKWVGLIHMPVLIGATAGMPPATAVNYTSWFVVAFVFGFVIFRYRTKWWERHNYILSGGLDAGTAFLSVLVFIGLQMQNIEVNWWGATPDRCPLAACPTAKGISIEGCPVFS; encoded by the exons GTCTTGGGGTATGGCTGGGCTGGGCTTTTCCGTGAATATCTAGTTGAGCCAGGAGAAATGTGGTGGCCTGGTAATCTAATTCAAGTCTCATTATTCAG GGCTCTACACGAGAAAGAGAAGAGGCCTGGAGGCGGCACAACGAGGACCCAATTCTTCCTCATAGTCCTCATTTGCAGCTTCGCTTATTACATTGTTTCGGGCTATTTCTTCCCACTGTTGACTTCGTTCTCTTGGGTCTGTTGGCTCGCTCCTTACTCCGTTTTAGTCCAGCAAATCGGCTCGGGCTTACAAGGCCTCGGCATAGGCAGCTTTGGATTGGATTGGCCCACCATTTCGTCATATCTCGGGAGCCCACTGGCCAGCCCGTGGTTTGCCACAGCCAATGTAGCCGTTGGGTTCGTCCTTGTCATGTACGTAATGACACCCATCACTTACTGGCTCAATATCTACAACGCCAAGAACTTTACCCTGTTCTCCAGTGAGCTTTTCATGTCGAACGGTACTGTATACGATATCTCGCAAATCGTGGATTCCAATTTCCAGTTTGATGAGAACGCTTACCAGAAGTATGGACCGATACACCTAAGCACGTTCTTTGCCATGGCATACGGCCTGGGATTTGCAACTCTTTCTGCGACGGTTGTGCATATCCTACTCTTTAACGGAAG GGATATATTGGAGCAAAGCAAAAGATCGTTCGGAAAAAGTAAGAAGATGGATATACATAGCAGGCTAATGAAGGTATACAAACAGGTGCCAATGTGGTGGTTTCACATCATTCTACTGTTGAACCTCGCTCTCATCTTCTTTGCTTGCTTCTATTACCATGAGACTCTTCAATTGCCTTGGTGGGGTGTTTTGCTCGCTTGCACCATTGCATTTGTTTTCACCCTTCCGATTGGTGTCATCGCTGCCACCACAAACCAG GCACCAGGATTGAACATTATCACGGAGTATATTTTCGGGTATGTGTACCCAGGACGTCCTGTTGCGAATATGGCCTTTAAGACGTTTGGATACATTAGCATGATCCAAGCTTTAACATTTCTAGCAGACTTGAAGCTTGGTCACTACATGAAGATTCCTCCTAGAACAATGTTCATGGCTCAG GTAGTAGGGACACTTGTATCGGTCATTGTATATCAGGCAACTGCTTGGTGGCTGATGGGAAGCATTCCCAACCTCTGCGACACCTCATTGCTGCCACCTAACAGCCAATGGACGTGCCCAACTGACCACGTTTTCTACGACGCCTCGGTCATTTGGGGCCTAGTTGGGCCCCGGAGGATCTTTGGCCAACTCGGCCAATACTCAATGTTAAACTGGTTCTTCCTCGGTGGTGCCATCGCTCCTCTACTAGTTTGGCTTGCCCACAAAGCGTTTCCCAAGCAGAAGTGGGTTGGGCTAATCCACATGCCAGTGTTGATCGGTGCAACAGCGGGAATGCCCCCGGCTACTGCGGTCAACTACACCAGTTGGTTTGTCGTTGCCtttgtttttgggtttgttATTTTCAGGTACCGGACCAAGTGGTGGGAGCGGCACAACTATATTCTTTCCGGCGGGCTTGATGCTGGAACAGCTTTCTTGTCGGTCTTGGTATTCATCGGGCTGCAAATGCAGAATATTGAGGTCAATTGGTGGGGTGCGACTCCGGATAGGTGCCCACTGGCAGCTTGTCCAACTGCCAAGGGAATTTCAATTGAGGGCTGCCCTGTATTCTCTtga